Proteins encoded in a region of the Syntrophorhabdaceae bacterium genome:
- a CDS encoding Mrp/NBP35 family ATP-binding protein — translation MNCSEAADSAKNEQALKEKLDRIKNVFIVLSGKGGVGKSTVAVNLAVSLALRGLKTGIMDVDIHGPSVPKLLGLSGKKVGLRDEEVVPLEVFENLKVMSIGFFIDGNESAVIWRGPMKAKMIREFVESVAWGDLDCLVVDCPPGTGDEPLSAAQMFASKGSGVIVTTPQEIATIDVEKCITFCGQLGLPVAGIVENMSGFVCPDCGKEVDIFSSGGGRKLADRFHVPFLGKIPIDPDIVKSGDSEEPYIHSYSGTPTARIFDEIVEQIMGFGKEAEAGARR, via the coding sequence ATGAACTGTAGCGAAGCAGCGGATAGCGCAAAGAATGAACAGGCGCTCAAGGAAAAACTCGACAGGATCAAGAACGTCTTCATCGTCCTTTCAGGCAAAGGAGGGGTCGGCAAGAGCACGGTGGCGGTGAACCTTGCCGTCAGTCTCGCACTACGGGGTCTGAAAACCGGTATAATGGACGTAGACATCCACGGTCCGAGCGTTCCCAAGCTCCTCGGCCTTTCGGGAAAGAAGGTGGGACTTCGCGACGAGGAGGTTGTACCCCTCGAAGTTTTTGAGAACTTGAAGGTCATGTCCATCGGCTTCTTCATCGACGGGAACGAGAGCGCCGTCATCTGGAGGGGACCCATGAAGGCGAAGATGATCAGGGAGTTCGTGGAGAGCGTTGCCTGGGGCGACCTCGATTGCCTTGTCGTCGATTGCCCCCCCGGCACCGGAGACGAGCCCCTTTCCGCGGCGCAGATGTTCGCGTCCAAAGGAAGCGGCGTCATCGTGACCACCCCACAGGAGATCGCAACGATCGACGTGGAGAAGTGCATCACCTTCTGCGGTCAACTGGGTCTTCCTGTCGCGGGTATCGTGGAGAACATGAGCGGCTTCGTCTGCCCTGATTGCGGAAAGGAAGTAGACATCTTCTCTTCGGGAGGGGGCAGAAAGCTTGCCGACCGGTTCCACGTGCCATTTCTCGGAAAAATACCGATAGACCCGGATATCGTAAAGAGCGGTGATAGCGAGGAGCCCTATATCCACTCCTATTCCGGGACCCCTACGGCGAGAATATTCGACGAGATCGTGGAGCAGATCATGGGTTTCGGAAAAGAGGCAGAGGCCGGCGCGAGACGATAA